The sequence TCAATGGCCCAACAATCAAGTCCAAGGTGCCGGCAATAGGATATGATATCAAATGTATGGGTTTCAGGCAAAAGGATACAATTAACCTGACTATAGCCGCAGCCAATGTTGATAGATATGTTGCAGATGCAAAGGAATATTCAAGTATAAAGGAAGAAGTAAGAGAACTTGTCAAGGATCATGTTTCTCCACTCACGCAGAAGAACGTAAACGTATTCGTAAACACAGCAGACGAGGAAGAGGGAAAACTCACAGGAGAATACCTGACAGTGACTGGTCTCTCAATGGAGAACGGGGACGACGGATCAGTAGGCAGGGGAAACAGGGTAACTGGTCTCATTACACCGTATAGGCCAATGAGCATGGAGGCCGCTGCTGGAAAGAATCCGGTCACGCATGTAGGAAAGCTCTACAACGTTCTTGCGATGCTAACTGCCCAGGACATAGTTCATGAGCACGAAGGAGACGTGAAAGAGGTCCACGTAAGGATCGTCTCGCAAATTGGAAGAAGGATAGATGATCCGCACGTGGCCAGCGTTCAGGTAATTTACGATAACAATGCGGACGTTTCCAAGATAAACAACGATATAAAGAATCTTGTGGACAACAGGCTGGAAAACATAAATAAACTCACTAACATGTTCGTCGAGGGAAAAGTATCCGTTTATTAGATTGTCCGCCACATCGTGAAGGCATCAGATGCGTCGCTATAATACGCACTGATCCTTGACGTTATTTCAAAATTAAATTTTTTATATAGATTTATTGCTTCGTCGTTATCTGTTTTCACCTCTAGTCTCACTGCAGAAAAATTCTTACTCATGCATAGATCGATAAAATTGGTGAGAAGGCTTGATCCTATCCCCATTTTCCTGTAACTTTTCTCGACAGCGATCATCAATATCCTTGCCTCTGAGGAAGAATATCTAGAACCTATAAGAAAGCCCGCGACTTTATGATTCACTTCTGCTACGGAGAATCCTTCCGGCCATTCCTCGTAGAGATCAACTATCAATTTTGGGGAATAATATTCAGTAAGGGAATTTTTTGCGATTTCTAGAACTCGATCAAGCTCTTCTGTGTCATTGACCTGGAACGGTCTCAAGAGAACAAAATTTGCATTGGAGACGCTCACTATTTTCTAAATGGCATCTTGTTTATTATCTTTGCTGTTTTATTCTGGATCTTCACTCTAGGCCATTCTGTTCATAGTAGAGAAGCACTTAATCTCGGGTTTTTTGCGTGTCCAGTATTCTCTTCTTTCTAGTTGAGTTTGATCTCAACCAAACCGACATCCATGCCTTAGAACTAATCGAATTGAAAAATGAAAGAAAAGATAACTTTCTAATCCAGCATAATTCTCATCTTTCAACCATCGTAACTTTATTAGTTTTCCTCATGGTATACTATTTACAGTGAGTAGGTAAGTTATACCTTCCTGAAAAAGTAAATCATGGCAAGTATACCATATATCGGTATTAGCAGCAAAATTATAAAAACGAACCCAAATCCAATCGCGTAACCGATAGGAATCAAAATTAGTGGTGCCGCAATGTGCCCAAATGAACCAATTGAACTGAATTCCCAGATACCTTTTGCAACGTATCCTTCCGGGTATATCTTTCTGGGAATGGAATATATCATGGCCACGACAAATGCACCAAATTGCGTAAGGAATATTGCAAGCAATAATGAAAACCCAGTGAGTTTCAATGAAAGAAGTATAAATCCTGGAACAGATATAGCAAAGCCCGCTGCACTCACGATTATCAATGCCCTATAGCCCGAGGCCTTGTCATATAACAAGTAGGATGCCAATCCACCTATTATGGTTGATATCGCTGCCCAGATCCCGAATACCTCCATTGCGCTGAGCACGTCTTTAGGATCATATTGGCCTAGGTATTCCGGTATTATCGTGGCCATTATGAGATTCACTGTCATTGTCATCCAGAGCGCACCCATGATCCATGTCACTGGCATTCTCATTGTCGTTCCCTTCCTTTCATGTTTTAGCATGAACATCTTTTCTCTGTTCCTGCCTAGTAGAAAGATAAATGGAGCAAGCATGGCCATTGATAGCACCCCCATTACGAAGTATGCCACAAAAGGATCCAAATTTGCCAAGAAAGGTATGGAGGAACCCAGTGTCACACCGGTAGGAATACCGGATATAGCAAATGTACTTGCCAATATTCTTGTGCGTTCCGAATAAACGTATGAGAAACTGATCGAGAATATCTCCATCAATATAGTCGCGGAGCCCTGAACGAATCGCAAAAGAAGGATTATTGGCATGGAGGTAACAAATGGCATTAGCACAATACTTACGGAAACAATTATGATTACGATTGTTGTTGTTAGGGTAATATTCCGATGGTAGCGGAATAATCTGCCAAGAATCTTTCCGGCTGGCATACCCATAAAATACACTAATGTACCGAGGTAGAAGAGTTCATCAGAATTAGTATCTGTGACTCTGGAGAAATATGGCAGAAATATAACAAAC is a genomic window of Thermoplasmatales archaeon containing:
- a CDS encoding methionine adenosyltransferase produces the protein MQRNISVEKISQTTTESREVEIVERKGVGHPDSISDGIAEAVSRSLSKYYLKEYGRILHHNTDQVEVVGGQSAPQFGGGKILEPVYILLSGRATTKVGNDRIPFKSIAIKATRNFLGSSFKQLDIDSDIMIDCRIGHGSVDLTELYDTSKLRANDTSFGVGFAPFTDTERLVYETERFLNGPTIKSKVPAIGYDIKCMGFRQKDTINLTIAAANVDRYVADAKEYSSIKEEVRELVKDHVSPLTQKNVNVFVNTADEEEGKLTGEYLTVTGLSMENGDDGSVGRGNRVTGLITPYRPMSMEAAAGKNPVTHVGKLYNVLAMLTAQDIVHEHEGDVKEVHVRIVSQIGRRIDDPHVASVQVIYDNNADVSKINNDIKNLVDNRLENINKLTNMFVEGKVSVY
- the rimI gene encoding ribosomal protein S18-alanine N-acetyltransferase, coding for MSVSNANFVLLRPFQVNDTEELDRVLEIAKNSLTEYYSPKLIVDLYEEWPEGFSVAEVNHKVAGFLIGSRYSSSEARILMIAVEKSYRKMGIGSSLLTNFIDLCMSKNFSAVRLEVKTDNDEAINLYKKFNFEITSRISAYYSDASDAFTMWRTI
- a CDS encoding MFS transporter, with amino-acid sequence MQDSYEAIKSMKTSKGNSILLPLAGFALAAILLSSLSSFVIFLPYFSRVTDTNSDELFYLGTLVYFMGMPAGKILGRLFRYHRNITLTTTIVIIIVSVSIVLMPFVTSMPIILLLRFVQGSATILMEIFSISFSYVYSERTRILASTFAISGIPTGVTLGSSIPFLANLDPFVAYFVMGVLSMAMLAPFIFLLGRNREKMFMLKHERKGTTMRMPVTWIMGALWMTMTVNLIMATIIPEYLGQYDPKDVLSAMEVFGIWAAISTIIGGLASYLLYDKASGYRALIIVSAAGFAISVPGFILLSLKLTGFSLLLAIFLTQFGAFVVAMIYSIPRKIYPEGYVAKGIWEFSSIGSFGHIAAPLILIPIGYAIGFGFVFIILLLIPIYGILAMIYFFRKV